A stretch of Gossypium hirsutum isolate 1008001.06 chromosome A06, Gossypium_hirsutum_v2.1, whole genome shotgun sequence DNA encodes these proteins:
- the LOC107963032 gene encoding uncharacterized protein: MSNLDTSETLVSPVTETGFQSQLTGDDTLFQAMLRILERIAGLNSRSGGQGSELSDSRLMEPSYVDARRREFLNLTQGDRSVAEYEAKFLRLSRYARGMVASKYGRCVRFEDRLRDNMRVLIALQREHEFSILVEKAKIAEDVKHVERQNRDRERAFGDYGRRYPAKCRWKIEAYLRCGSLKHHIRDCPQRADQTQALGFVQPQRAVQQPPRGCGQARGGNGMGRGQRAPGRGAGQTKVRQPALVYAARCREDRDAPDVASNVSETLGISVESTTSEVTILSPLGQSVRVSKLYRDVPLGVQGTIFLVDLIELLFREFDIILGMDWLVKHQVSLDCATKRVILRTKVDDEVVVIGECRDNLSNVISALVAEKLVRKGCEAYLAYINYRGCL; the protein is encoded by the exons ATGTCGAATTTGGACACTAGTGAGACACTTGTGTCACCTGTTACTGAGACTGGGTTTCAGAGTCAATTGACTGGGGACGACACACTGTTCCAAGCCATGCTGAGGATATTAGAGAGGATCGCTGGGCTTAATTCTAGATCTGGGGGCCAAGGGTCGGAACTGAGTGACTCCCGTCTAATGGAGCCGAG CTACGTTGATGCTCGCAGGCGTGAGTTTCTGAACCTCACGCAAGGTGATAGATCTGTAGCTGAGTATGAGGCCaaatttctgaggctgagccgcTATGCTCGAGGTATGGTGGCATCGAAATATGGGAGGTGTGTTCGGTTTGAAGACAGACTAAGAGATAATATGAGGGTTTTGATTGCTCTACAGAGGGAGCATGAGTTTTCTATTCTGGTGGAGAAGGCGAAGATCGCCGAAGATGTTAAACATGTTGAGCGCCAAAATAGAGATAGAGAGAGAG CCTTTGGTGATTATGGTAGGCGCTATCCGGCCAAGTGTCGGTGGAAGATTGAGGCCTATCTGAGATGTGGATCTTTAAAGCACCATATCAGAGACTGTCCACAGCGAGCAGATCAGACGCAGGCTTTGGGTTTTGTGCAGCCTCAGAGGGCAGTgcagcagccacctaggggctgTGGTCAAgccaggggtggtaatggtatgggccgaGGGCAgagagcaccaggcagaggtgctggtcagaCTAAGGTGAGGCAACCTGCTTTAGTCTATGCTGCGCGATGCCGAGAGGACAGAGATGCTCCTGAC GTAGCTAGTAATGTATCTGAGACCTTGGGGATTTCTGTGgagagcactacgagtgaggtcaCTATACTAAGTCCGTTGGGTCAGTCTGTTCGGGTTAGTAAACTCTATAGGGACGTACCCTTAGGGGTGCAAGGAACTATTTTTCTAGTGGATCTGATAGAGCTTCTATTTAgagagttcgatataattctgggaatggactggttggtcaagcaccAGGTTAGTCTGGATTGTGCAACTAAGAGGGTCATTCTGAGAACTAAGGTGGATGATGAGGTGGTTGTGATTGGAGAGTGTCGGGATAATTTGTCTAACGTGATCTCCGCGCTTGTGGCTGAAAAATTGgttcgaaaagggtgtgaagcgtaCTTGGCCTACATCAATTACCGGGGTTGCCTCTGA